ACATCAAATACAAAGACGTGAATGGTGACGGCGTTGTCAACGGTGCTGACCGTACGATTATCGGTAACCCACACCCTGACTTCACCTTCGGTTTCACCAACACCTTCAAATACAAAAACTTCGACCTGTCGGTATTCGTCCAAGGGTCTGTCGGCAACGACATCATGAACCTAACCTGGAGAAACGGCACCACCAACGCCCAGTTGTATGTTAACCAGTTGACCGACGCACTGAATTACTGGACGCCGGAAAACACCAATACCAACATCCCACGTCCGATTGGATCAACGTCTAACCCTAACATTTTGATCTCCAGCCGTTATGTAGAAGACGGATCGTATGCCCGTATCCAAAACCTGACACTGGGCTATACCCTACCGTCCGAACTGGCTTCTAAAATCAAAATGACGAGAGTCCGTGTGTATGGCAGCGCCCAAAACCTCCATACGTTCACCAAATACCGCGGCTACGATCCTGAAATCGGTTCGTTCAACCAGAACATCCTGTTGTCAGGTATTGATAACGGACGTTATCCACAGCCACGCGTATTTTCATTGGGCATCAACGTAGAATTCTAAAAAATTGAAAATGAAACAGAAAATAGTAACATTAGGAAAGCTTTGTTTAGGGCTCACCGTACTGGCATTGTCCATGGCTTCCTGCGAGTCTGATTTTACGAATCGCCCGCCTGAGGATGCCATCAGCCTTGACTCGTACTACAGCACCAATGAACAGGTAGCCTCCGCCACCAACGTTCTCTACTCGAGATCGTGGTTTTTATTCCAGACAAAATTCCTCTATGCGGTAAGCGAAGTCGGATCAGGCAACATGTACAGCGGCTCGTCCGACGTAAGTGCCATGGTGAACTTCTCGCTCAACGGCAGCGACCCGGAATTGAAAAACGGCTGGGATGCACTGTGGGGCAACATCGCACAGGCGAACGCCATCATCAACTTCCTTGAGGCCCGTACGGGTCCGGCAGTTGATCCGGAAGTACTCCAGAACACCATCGGAGAGGCGTATTTCCTCCGCGCGACGGCCTACTTCTATCTGGTGCGTCTGTGGGGACCTGTGCCGATCATCGAGAACAACCTCGACTACATCAACCAACCGCAATTGAGCACCAACCGCATCGAAGACATCTACACGCTGATCGAACGCGACTACCTCGCTGCTATCGACCGTCTATATGAGAAAAACCGTGGCAGTAACTATTCCGCTAATGGTCACGTATCAAAAGGATCGGCCAAGGCAATGCTGGCAAAAGTGTATCTCTATGAGAAGAAATACACCGAAGCCCGCCAAATGGCCGAAGACGTCATCAACAGCGGCGAGTTTAAGCTGTTAGGCGGTGCGCAATTGCCGGGTAAATCGTATTACGACCTGTTCACCTATCCGAACAACAACAACGAAGAGTCAATCTTCGCCCTGCAATGGCAATGGGACGGCACCTATGGTTCCGGCAATATCTGCAACACGCAATTCGGTATTTCCAGTGCCAACCTGACCACGTCAAACTGCTCGTATGGAGGCGTATTCGGTCCGTCACAAGACGTACTCAACCTATACAGCGATGGTGATGTACGGAAACACGCTACTCTGATGATTCCAGGCGACACCTACCCGGATATCAAAGTCCTCGTCAATGGCGGCCAAACAGCCCAGGTAGGCTTTACCGTGCCACCTGCCGACCAGATTGGAGGCCAGATGGCGGGTGCTGCTATCAAAAAGTACTGTATCGGTATCGAAAACGGCAACCTGACCGGCCCGACGCAAATCGGTGGTAACGGCGCAATGTCAAACAATACCTATATCATGCGCTATGCCGACCTTCTCCTAATCCATGCGGAAGCGGTTTTGGCCGGTGGTGCCAGCACATCGGATGCATCTGCCCTGGCTTCGTTCAACGCCGTACGCAACCGTGCCGGTCTTTCCAGCGTCTCGACTATAACATTCGATGACATCTTCCTTGAAAGAAGAAAAGAGCTTTGCTTCGAAGGTGATTTTTGGTTCGATCTCGGCCGTCTGCCGCGTGCACAGGCGATTGCCTTCATGGCTGCCCAAAACCGTGGTAACATGTTCGCTGCGCAGTATTTTACGCCAGACGAATCTGACTTCTACCTGGACTATCCAGATGCCGAAGTCGCCAAAAATCCTAAGCTTATGGAGGATCCGGTTCCTTATGAATTCAACTAAATAAATTGAATATGAAAAGAAAAACAATGATGAAAACGTTCGTCTACTTCCTCCTCGCAGGCAGCATGGCGATGGTGGGTACTTCCTGCTCCTCTGACAGTGAGGGCAGCGGTGGCGCACCAATGATTGAGAGTGTGGCGGCTGCGGCCGATGCCAACCTTGAACCGGTAACCGTCGGGTATGCCGCCAATATGTATGTCATACATGGCTCAGGCTTCGCTACGACGCAAAAGATCTATTTCAACGACACGGACACGTACTTTAATCCCGTTTTGGTGACTGACACGGATATCTTCGTGACGATCGATCGTGACACCCCATATGCCGATGTATCGAACAAGCTCCGTGTGGTCACTAAAAACGGAGAAGCCGAATTCGACTTTGTGGTCGCACCACCGGCACCGGGCGTACACAGTTTCAACCCGATTAATGCCGCCGACGGACAGGAAATTACCATCTACGGATCGTATTTCCTCAATCCGGTGGTAATGGTGGGGAACAACCAGGCACAGGTCGTATCGAGTACCCTGACGGAAATCCACGCGATCCTACCGGCGGGTTCACAGAACAAGAAGGTAACCGTGACCACCATTTCCGGCTCTGCTGAATACGGAACTGCTGTAGGTACTGCCATCTACGACGACGTTTTCTACAGCCCATGGAACATCGAAAGCTGGAACAACCACGAGTATGTGACCAACTTCGCACAGGCCGCGCAGGGCACCACCTTCATCAAGAAATCGATCGAAGGATGGGGCAACATCCAGGGGAACTGGAACTGGAACGACCAATTGTCGAACTACACCGGTATCCATTTCTTCCTTCGTTCGGATGACGCCGGAAAACTGGTATGGATTGTAAATGGCAACGGATGGGGTAACGCGGACCATGCGATCACCACGTCGAAAGACTGGAAAGAGGTGCGCTTAACGTGGGCACAGCTCGGAAACCCGGCCGCCCTTCAGAACATTTCGTTCCAAGAGTTTACAGGAAGTACACATAATTACTACATCGACAACATCGGCTTCACCGTCGACTAAGCGTTAGTATTGGTTGAGTTAGTTATTGAACGCATTCCCCGGATGGCTCCGGGGAATGTTTCATTAGATACCCTATGAAAAAAATCCTTTTAGCTACTACCCTGCTTGGCCTGACCGCCTACGCACAAACCGTCACCAAATTTGAAGGCCTGGCCCAGACGCCGCCCATGGGCTGGAATTCCTGGAACACCTTCGAAACACATATCAGCGAATCACTGGTCAAAGAAATGGCCGACCAACTCGTGGCTTCCGGCATGCGCGACGCCGGTTATACCTACATCGTGCTCGACGACGGCTGGATGGCACGGGAACGCGACGCCGACGGCAACCTCGTACCCGACCCGGAAAAATTCCCGTCGGGAATGAAGTCGTTGATCGACTACGTACACGCCAAAGGCCTGAAATTCGGACTCTACAACTGCGCGGGTACCAAAACCTGTGCGGGCTATCCGGGCACACGCGGATACGAATACCAGGACGCCCGATTCTACGCCAAACTCGGCATCGATTACCTCAAGTACGATTGGTGTAATACCAAAGGCATCTCGGCCCGTGAAGCCTATGCTACCATGAGCGACGCCCTGAAAACAGCCGGGCGTCCCATCGTATTCAGCCTGTGTGAATGGGGCGACAACCAACCATGGGAATGGGCCACGCCTATCGGCAACCTTTGGCGGATATCGGGTGATATCTATCCCTGCTTCGACTGCGAGTTCAAACACCCCGAAAACTGGTCGTCATGGGGCGTGATGCGGATTGTGGAAATGCGAAAAGACATCCGTAAATACGCGGGGCCCGACCACTGGAACGACTTCGACATGATGGAAGTCGGCAACGGGATGACACTAGCCGAAGACCGCAGCCACTTTACCCTGTGGTGCATGCTCGCCTCGCCGTTGATGGCCGGAAACGACCTTCGGGCCATGACCCCCGCCACACGCGACATCCTCACGAATACCGAACTCATCGCCGTCAACCAGGACCGGTTGGGTATACAGGGATTTCGGGCGGAAACCGATAACGGACTCGAAGTATGGGTAAAACCCCTATCGGATGGATGGGCGTTTACGTTCCTCAACCGTTCCGATACGCCCCGTACCCTGAACTATGATTGGACGAAACATACGATTATCGATCCAGACTTCGGCACTACCTTTGACGGTAAAACAGTATACACCATCCGCGACCTCTGGGCACACCGCGACAAAGGTACCACCCGGAAACCGCTCTCAATTACGCTGGCACCACATGATGTTACCACCCTTAAACTCTACAAAAAATGAAGAACTGGATTTTTTTCCTCCTATTACCACTCGTTGGGTTGGCGCAAACATCCCCACCCTACGGCGCGTTACATGTTGAAGGCACGCAACTCACGGGTGAAAACGGGCAACCCGCTGTCTTGCGCGGCACCAGCTTTGGTTGGCATTGCTTCTGGCCGCGTTTTTACGAATCGGCTACCGTATCGTGGCTGAAGAAAGACTTCGGGGCCACGGTGGTGCGTGCCGCCCTCGGTGTTGAACAGGGAAATGAAAAATCGTATTTGGCCAACCCTGAATTGGGCATGAAATGCATCGAAAATGTGATCGATGGTGCCTTAAAATCGGGCATCTATGTAATCGTCGACTGGCACAGCCATAACATCAACCAAGCGGAAGCAGAAGCGTTCTTCGACCTCATCTCGAAAAAATACGGGAAGCATCCCCATATCATCTACGAGGTGTTCAACGAGCCGGATGAGGAAACCTGGCCGGAGATAAAGAAGTATGCCGAAGCCGTGATCGCCGTGATCCGGAAGAACGATCCCGACAACATCATCCTGGTGGGTTCACCCCGTTGGGACCAGGAAGTACAGCTCCCCGCCGCTGACCCGATCAAAGGCTATTCCAACCTGATGTATACCATGCACTTCTATGCCGCTACCCACGGAAAATGGCTGCGCGACCGAACGGATCAGGCCCTATCGGCCGGACTCCCCATCTTCGTGTCAGAATGTGCCGGTATGGAAGCAACGGGCGACGGCCCCCTCGACACCACCGCATGGAACGACTATGTCGAATGGATGGAAAGCCGCAAAATCAGTTGGGTAATCTGGTCGGTGTCCGACAAAGACGAAACGTGTTCGATACTGCGTCCGTCAGCCTCCTCCACCGGAAAATGGCGGGAAATGGACATCAAGCCATGGGGCCTGTTGGCACGTGAGTCGATCAAAAAGTACAGCGGAAAACAACCGTAGGTGAATGTCGGGTGTAAAAGGAATCCCGTATTTTAGCATTGTCAAAAACTTCTGGCAGTGGCAAACATCAAATCGATCTATTCGATAAAAGACCTTGAAAACCTTTCGGGCGTAAAGGCCCACACCATACGAATCTGGGAACGGCGCTACCATTTGCTGGCCCCGATGCGCACCGAGAACAACATCCGGTATTACGATACCCACAACTTCCAGAAGCTCCTGAATGTCGTAGTCTTGCTTCGGTACGGTTTCAAAATATCCAAATTGTCGAAACTCACCGAAGCAGAACTACAGGCACGGGTCAACGAAATCCGTTCCCATAAATACGACCGCGACCACGTGGCCCACCAGTTCAAGCTGGCCATGATGACCTTCGACCAGCAACTGTTCATGGAAACCTATGATTCGTTGGTGCCCGATCGGTCGTTCCGTGAGATTTTCTTCGATTATTTCCTCCCCTTGTTCGATGACATCGGGGTGTTGTGGCAAACCAAGACCATCACGCCGGCCCATGAACATTTCATCAGCTACCTGGTGCGATTGAAGATACTGGCCAATACGAACGCGTCTATGGCAAACCCTGCTTCGCCTTCCGGACAGGTCTATGCCCTCTTCCTGCCCCATGGGGAAATACACGAACTGGGACTGCTGTATCTGAACTACGAACTGCTGTCCCGCGGGCATCATACCATCTACCTCGGCGAAAACCTGCCGGTTGATACGCTCGAAGGATTCAAGACCTTGTTTGACCAGGTTACCTACATCAGCTATACTACCGTAGCCCCGTCACCCGATGCCCTTGACGACTACATCCACGAAATGGCCACCAGTGTGCTGACCTCGAAGGACGCGTTTTGGCTTGTGGGTGGCCGGTTGTCTGACAAAACACCTCCTTCACCACACATCCGGTTTTTTGGGTCGCTGCGCGAGATTGTTGAGGCCCTGCCTGATTAATTGAAAATAAAAAAGGGAGACTCTCGTCTCCCCTTTCCTTGGCATAACCAAACCAAAACACATATTAAAGACTAGGCAATAGTACTTTATCCACTACATGTATCACACCATTTGAAGCCTGAACATCGGTCGCAGTAATGTTGCTGACACGATTACTGGCATCGGTAATTTTGGCACCACCCGTCAGGCCGATGGTGAAAGACTGACCTTGATAGGTTGTAACTGACATGTTATTTGTCAAAGAGGTAGACAGCACATTTGCACCCGCTACTACGTGGTATTTCAAGGTGTTCTCGAGGGTAGACTGAGAGATGTTAGCCAATCCGGCCACGTTCAACTCACCCAACAGATTGGTGAAGGCCGTGTTGGTAGGGGCAAAAACGGTAAA
This genomic interval from Flavobacterium sp. HJ-32-4 contains the following:
- a CDS encoding RagB/SusD family nutrient uptake outer membrane protein, giving the protein MKQKIVTLGKLCLGLTVLALSMASCESDFTNRPPEDAISLDSYYSTNEQVASATNVLYSRSWFLFQTKFLYAVSEVGSGNMYSGSSDVSAMVNFSLNGSDPELKNGWDALWGNIAQANAIINFLEARTGPAVDPEVLQNTIGEAYFLRATAYFYLVRLWGPVPIIENNLDYINQPQLSTNRIEDIYTLIERDYLAAIDRLYEKNRGSNYSANGHVSKGSAKAMLAKVYLYEKKYTEARQMAEDVINSGEFKLLGGAQLPGKSYYDLFTYPNNNNEESIFALQWQWDGTYGSGNICNTQFGISSANLTTSNCSYGGVFGPSQDVLNLYSDGDVRKHATLMIPGDTYPDIKVLVNGGQTAQVGFTVPPADQIGGQMAGAAIKKYCIGIENGNLTGPTQIGGNGAMSNNTYIMRYADLLLIHAEAVLAGGASTSDASALASFNAVRNRAGLSSVSTITFDDIFLERRKELCFEGDFWFDLGRLPRAQAIAFMAAQNRGNMFAAQYFTPDESDFYLDYPDAEVAKNPKLMEDPVPYEFN
- a CDS encoding IPT/TIG domain-containing protein — encoded protein: MKRKTMMKTFVYFLLAGSMAMVGTSCSSDSEGSGGAPMIESVAAAADANLEPVTVGYAANMYVIHGSGFATTQKIYFNDTDTYFNPVLVTDTDIFVTIDRDTPYADVSNKLRVVTKNGEAEFDFVVAPPAPGVHSFNPINAADGQEITIYGSYFLNPVVMVGNNQAQVVSSTLTEIHAILPAGSQNKKVTVTTISGSAEYGTAVGTAIYDDVFYSPWNIESWNNHEYVTNFAQAAQGTTFIKKSIEGWGNIQGNWNWNDQLSNYTGIHFFLRSDDAGKLVWIVNGNGWGNADHAITTSKDWKEVRLTWAQLGNPAALQNISFQEFTGSTHNYYIDNIGFTVD
- a CDS encoding glycoside hydrolase family 27 protein; translation: MKKILLATTLLGLTAYAQTVTKFEGLAQTPPMGWNSWNTFETHISESLVKEMADQLVASGMRDAGYTYIVLDDGWMARERDADGNLVPDPEKFPSGMKSLIDYVHAKGLKFGLYNCAGTKTCAGYPGTRGYEYQDARFYAKLGIDYLKYDWCNTKGISAREAYATMSDALKTAGRPIVFSLCEWGDNQPWEWATPIGNLWRISGDIYPCFDCEFKHPENWSSWGVMRIVEMRKDIRKYAGPDHWNDFDMMEVGNGMTLAEDRSHFTLWCMLASPLMAGNDLRAMTPATRDILTNTELIAVNQDRLGIQGFRAETDNGLEVWVKPLSDGWAFTFLNRSDTPRTLNYDWTKHTIIDPDFGTTFDGKTVYTIRDLWAHRDKGTTRKPLSITLAPHDVTTLKLYKK
- a CDS encoding glycoside hydrolase family 5 protein; protein product: MKNWIFFLLLPLVGLAQTSPPYGALHVEGTQLTGENGQPAVLRGTSFGWHCFWPRFYESATVSWLKKDFGATVVRAALGVEQGNEKSYLANPELGMKCIENVIDGALKSGIYVIVDWHSHNINQAEAEAFFDLISKKYGKHPHIIYEVFNEPDEETWPEIKKYAEAVIAVIRKNDPDNIILVGSPRWDQEVQLPAADPIKGYSNLMYTMHFYAATHGKWLRDRTDQALSAGLPIFVSECAGMEATGDGPLDTTAWNDYVEWMESRKISWVIWSVSDKDETCSILRPSASSTGKWREMDIKPWGLLARESIKKYSGKQP
- a CDS encoding MerR family transcriptional regulator — its product is MANIKSIYSIKDLENLSGVKAHTIRIWERRYHLLAPMRTENNIRYYDTHNFQKLLNVVVLLRYGFKISKLSKLTEAELQARVNEIRSHKYDRDHVAHQFKLAMMTFDQQLFMETYDSLVPDRSFREIFFDYFLPLFDDIGVLWQTKTITPAHEHFISYLVRLKILANTNASMANPASPSGQVYALFLPHGEIHELGLLYLNYELLSRGHHTIYLGENLPVDTLEGFKTLFDQVTYISYTTVAPSPDALDDYIHEMATSVLTSKDAFWLVGGRLSDKTPPSPHIRFFGSLREIVEALPD